The Mammaliicoccus sciuri genome window below encodes:
- a CDS encoding GNAT family N-acetyltransferase has protein sequence MMKAKSFGEIVIKPFEEHMRTALYDFELNERQQIYSSLPKEVLDGAIEDPDRRPNVVVNDQDDIVGFFVLHKYYQHEGYDTPHKVVYIRSLAINEKYQGNGYGTTIMMNLPEYVQHVFPDFDHLYLVVDAENEAAWNLYERAGFMHTATKEEGPIGKERLYYLDLDSKYVSSLKLVLNEDDLDNEFVDIHLMKDNQKVGIIVLEDKGHYFDIRSIEVEEDERKEGIAESALRQLSTFVRRRFEDKKEIHITLFGSNNKLKPLCEKARFVEIQKSEDYIKLMKYIKY, from the coding sequence ATCATGAAAGCTAAATCATTCGGTGAAATCGTCATTAAACCATTTGAAGAACATATGAGAACGGCACTATATGATTTTGAATTAAATGAACGACAACAAATTTATTCTTCATTACCTAAAGAAGTGTTGGATGGTGCTATCGAAGATCCTGATAGAAGACCTAATGTTGTCGTAAACGATCAAGACGACATAGTTGGTTTTTTTGTATTGCATAAGTATTATCAACACGAAGGTTACGACACACCACATAAAGTTGTATATATACGTTCATTAGCAATTAATGAAAAGTATCAAGGAAATGGGTATGGCACAACTATAATGATGAATTTACCTGAGTACGTTCAACATGTGTTCCCTGATTTTGATCATTTATATTTAGTAGTAGATGCTGAAAATGAGGCAGCATGGAATTTATATGAAAGAGCTGGCTTTATGCATACAGCAACAAAAGAAGAAGGACCAATAGGTAAAGAACGATTGTATTATTTAGATTTAGATTCAAAATATGTATCTTCATTGAAACTTGTATTAAATGAAGATGATTTAGATAATGAATTTGTCGATATACATTTAATGAAAGATAATCAAAAAGTAGGTATCATCGTATTAGAAGATAAAGGTCACTATTTTGATATTCGTAGTATAGAAGTCGAAGAAGACGAAAGAAAAGAAGGTATTGCAGAGAGTGCTTTAAGACAGTTAAGTACTTTTGTGAGAAGAAGGTTTGAAGATAAGAAAGAAATACACATCACTTTATTCGGTTCAAACAATAAATTGAAACCTTTATGTGAGAAAGCACGATTTGTAGAAATACAAAAATCTGAGGACTATATTAAACTCATGAAATATATTAAGTATTAA
- the rpoE gene encoding DNA-directed RNA polymerase subunit delta — MKLKDFTKEMVDEHSFIEMAYILLTENGKETNLYDMIDEFKSLGNYNDSEIENRILQFYTDLNTDGRFLSVGENIWGLRDWYSVDDIEEKIAPTIQKFNVLDEDDEADSEISLLGEEDKSKDLDITIDQDDEEGLNDPEDPEDEDVEDELDEAGLVVDEEDEEDEF, encoded by the coding sequence ATGAAATTAAAAGATTTCACAAAAGAAATGGTAGATGAGCATTCATTTATCGAAATGGCTTATATTTTATTAACAGAGAACGGTAAAGAAACAAACTTATATGATATGATAGACGAATTCAAAAGCTTAGGTAATTATAATGATTCAGAAATTGAGAACCGTATTTTACAATTCTATACGGACTTAAATACTGATGGACGCTTCTTAAGTGTGGGTGAGAATATTTGGGGACTTCGTGACTGGTATTCAGTTGACGATATCGAAGAAAAAATCGCACCAACAATTCAAAAATTCAACGTTCTAGACGAAGACGATGAAGCTGATTCAGAAATCTCATTATTAGGGGAAGAAGATAAATCTAAAGATCTTGATATTACAATTGATCAAGACGATGAAGAAGGTTTAAATGATCCTGAAGACCCTGAAGATGAAGATGTAGAAGATGAATTAGATGAAGCGGGTCTTGTTGTAGATGAAGAAGACGAAGAAGACGAATTTTAA
- a CDS encoding CTP synthase, whose translation MTKFIFVTGGVVSSLGKGITAASLGRLLKNRGLNVTIQKFDPYLNVDPGTMSPYQHGEVFVTEDGAETDLDLGHYERFIDINLNKYSNVTAGKVYSHVLKKERRGDFLGGTVQVIPHITNEIKSRLLMAGESTNADVVITEIGGTTGDIESLPFIEAIRQIKSDFGRENVMYIHCTLLPYIKAAGEMKTKPTQHSVKELRGLGIQPDLIVVRTEYEMTQDLRDKIALFCDINKRAVIECRDADTLYQIPLALKEQHMDDIVIERLDLEAAPEAELTEWNQLLDTVRNLEGSVKIGLVGKYVSLQDAYLSVAEALKHAGYDFKSDVEIKWIDSEKLNEKNYQKELADVDGILVPGGFGDRGIEGKILAIQYARENNVPYLGICLGMQLATVEFARNVVGLNDAHSAELDPNTPYPIIDLLPEQKDIEDLGGTLRLGVYPCKIEEGTIAHKVYGELEVDERHRHRYEFNNEYRERLEEKGMKFSGTSPDGRLVEIVELENHPWFVACQFHPEFLSRPTRPQKLFRGFVEASIQNK comes from the coding sequence ATGACAAAGTTCATTTTCGTAACAGGTGGCGTAGTATCGTCTCTTGGTAAAGGTATTACAGCAGCATCACTAGGGAGATTACTTAAAAATAGAGGATTAAATGTAACAATTCAAAAGTTCGACCCATACTTAAATGTTGATCCAGGTACAATGAGTCCATATCAACACGGTGAAGTTTTTGTAACTGAAGATGGTGCAGAAACAGACTTAGACTTAGGACATTATGAAAGATTTATTGATATTAACCTTAATAAATATTCAAATGTAACGGCAGGTAAAGTTTATTCTCACGTACTTAAAAAAGAAAGACGTGGAGATTTCTTAGGTGGTACTGTCCAAGTTATCCCACATATTACAAATGAAATTAAATCAAGATTATTAATGGCTGGCGAAAGTACAAATGCTGATGTTGTTATTACCGAAATTGGTGGTACAACAGGTGATATTGAATCTTTACCATTTATAGAAGCAATTAGACAAATCAAGAGTGATTTTGGTCGTGAAAACGTTATGTACATCCATTGTACGTTACTTCCATACATTAAAGCTGCTGGTGAAATGAAGACTAAACCAACACAACATAGTGTTAAAGAATTAAGAGGTTTAGGTATTCAACCAGATTTAATTGTGGTACGTACTGAATATGAAATGACTCAAGATTTAAGAGATAAAATTGCATTATTCTGTGACATTAACAAACGTGCAGTCATTGAATGTAGAGATGCTGATACGTTATATCAAATTCCATTAGCATTAAAAGAACAACATATGGATGATATCGTGATTGAAAGATTAGATTTAGAAGCTGCTCCAGAAGCGGAATTAACAGAGTGGAACCAATTATTAGACACTGTACGTAATTTAGAAGGTTCAGTGAAAATTGGTTTAGTAGGTAAATATGTTAGTTTACAAGATGCATACTTATCAGTTGCAGAAGCTTTAAAACATGCTGGTTATGATTTTAAATCAGATGTTGAAATTAAATGGATTGACTCTGAAAAATTAAACGAAAAAAACTATCAAAAAGAACTTGCAGATGTAGATGGTATATTAGTACCTGGCGGATTCGGCGATAGAGGCATAGAAGGTAAGATATTAGCCATTCAATATGCACGTGAAAATAACGTACCATACTTAGGTATTTGTTTAGGTATGCAATTAGCAACAGTTGAATTCGCTAGAAACGTAGTTGGATTAAACGATGCACATTCAGCTGAATTAGATCCAAATACACCATACCCAATTATCGATTTGTTACCAGAACAAAAAGACATCGAAGACTTAGGCGGAACATTAAGATTAGGTGTTTACCCATGTAAAATTGAAGAAGGTACAATTGCACATAAAGTCTATGGTGAATTAGAAGTAGACGAAAGACACCGTCACCGTTATGAATTTAATAACGAATATCGCGAAAGATTAGAAGAAAAAGGCATGAAATTCTCAGGCACAAGCCCAGATGGTAGATTAGTAGAAATCGTAGAATTAGAAAATCACCCATGGTTTGTAGCATGTCAATTCCATCCAGAATTCTTATCTAGACCAACACGTCCGCAAAAATTATTCAGAGGATTTGTAGAAGCAAGTATTCAAAATAAATAA